Proteins found in one Panicum hallii strain FIL2 chromosome 4, PHallii_v3.1, whole genome shotgun sequence genomic segment:
- the LOC112890379 gene encoding axoneme-associated protein mst101(1)-like: MAEPPPAEPAAEEAIATAEAAAPEAAEVPEAAAPEATEVASTTIPPAQEEEPEVVLGGAFSRAQRRSPSPGSSPRASRFRRSWRQASEQVQQALNREAAAAQQERAAARREKHALEWELVAEKRVHAAADREKTALELANQAKVVVEVTKEQEAALAEWEAAAAEREKRLAAREEEEVTRL; this comes from the exons ATGGCGGAGCCCCCTCCAGCTGAGCCAGCAGCGGAGGAGGCTATAGCAACAGCAGAGGCGGCAGCGCCGGAGGCTGCGGAGGTGCCAGAGGCAGCGGCACCAGAGGCCACAGAGGTCGCTAGCACCACCATCCCACccgcgcaggaggaggagccggaggtggtgctgggaggCGCCTTCTCCCGAGCCCAGCGGAGATCCCCCTCACCCGGCTCTTCACCAAGAGCCAGCAGGttcaggaggagctggaggcaggCCTCC GAGCAGGTGCAGCAGGCTCTCAACCGAGAGGCGGCAGCAGCCCAACAGGAGAGAGCGGCTGCACGGCGGGAGAAGCATGCCCTCGAGTGGGAGCTCGTGGCGGAGAAGAGGGTGCACGCGGCGGCAGACAGGGAGAAGACCGCCCTGGAACTGGCCAACCAGGCcaaggtggtggtggaggtgaccAAGGAGCAGGAAGCTGCCCTTGCAGAATGGGAGGCAGCCGCGgcggagagagagaaaaggctTGCCGCCCGCGAAGAAGAGGAGGTGACCCGGCTCTAG